A region of Streptomyces paludis DNA encodes the following proteins:
- a CDS encoding MurR/RpiR family transcriptional regulator, which yields MTQIVKESSSGGAAPAASTGPAPPEAPSAGSPPTPLAPPAPPAPPAPAALAAKVRTLGPTMTRSMQLVAEAVAGDPAGCSALTVTGLASLTGTSEATVVRTARLLGYPGYRDLRLALAGLAAQQQSGRSPAVTADIAVDDPIADVVAKLAYDEQQTLADTAAGLDTVQLGAVVTAASAARRIDIYGVGASGLVGMDLAQKLLRIGLIAHAFSDPHLAVTNAVQLRAGDVAIAITHSGSTGDVIEPLRVAFDGGATTVAITGRPDGPVSQYADHVLTTSTARESDLRPAAMSSRTSQLLVVDCLFIGVAQRTYETAAPALSASYEALAHRHSARGAGSGAR from the coding sequence ATGACGCAGATCGTGAAGGAAAGTTCCAGCGGCGGTGCGGCACCCGCCGCGTCCACCGGCCCCGCGCCGCCCGAGGCACCCTCCGCGGGCTCGCCGCCGACGCCACTCGCACCGCCCGCGCCGCCCGCGCCGCCCGCGCCCGCCGCCCTGGCCGCCAAGGTGCGGACCCTCGGGCCGACGATGACCCGTTCCATGCAGCTCGTCGCCGAGGCCGTCGCCGGGGACCCGGCGGGATGTTCCGCGCTCACCGTCACCGGGCTGGCGTCGCTGACCGGCACGAGCGAGGCGACCGTGGTCCGCACCGCCCGGCTCCTCGGCTACCCGGGCTACCGCGATCTGCGCCTCGCGCTCGCCGGACTGGCGGCCCAGCAGCAGTCGGGACGCTCCCCGGCCGTCACGGCGGACATCGCCGTGGACGACCCGATAGCCGATGTCGTCGCCAAGCTCGCCTACGACGAGCAGCAGACGCTGGCCGACACCGCCGCGGGGCTCGACACGGTCCAGCTGGGCGCGGTCGTCACCGCGGCCTCGGCGGCCCGGCGGATCGACATCTACGGCGTCGGGGCGTCCGGGCTCGTCGGCATGGACCTCGCCCAGAAACTGCTGCGCATCGGGCTGATAGCGCACGCCTTCAGCGACCCGCACCTGGCCGTCACCAACGCCGTCCAGCTCCGCGCGGGCGATGTGGCCATCGCGATCACACACTCCGGCTCGACCGGCGATGTCATCGAGCCGCTCCGGGTGGCGTTCGACGGCGGAGCGACGACCGTCGCCATAACGGGCCGGCCGGACGGCCCGGTGTCGCAGTACGCCGACCATGTGCTGACGACGTCCACCGCGCGAGAGAGCGATCTGCGCCCGGCGGCCATGTCCAGCCGGACGAGTCAACTCCTGGTCGTCGACTGCCTGTTCATAGGCGTGGCGCAGCGTACGTACGAGACGGCCGCCCCGGCCCTCTCCGCTTCGTACGAGGCCCTGGCGCACCGCCACAGCGCACGCGGCGCCGGCAGCGGCGCGCGCTGA
- a CDS encoding DUF4031 domain-containing protein — protein MTLYIDPPTWPGHGRLWSHLVSDVSFDELHTFAAAIDCPARAFERDHYDVPSDHYGIAVRAGAVEIGSKELVRRLTAAGLRRPKGRPAA, from the coding sequence GTGACCCTCTACATCGACCCGCCGACCTGGCCCGGCCACGGCCGCCTCTGGTCCCACCTGGTCAGCGACGTGTCGTTCGACGAACTGCACACCTTCGCCGCCGCCATCGACTGCCCGGCCCGCGCGTTCGAACGGGACCACTACGACGTACCGTCCGACCACTACGGGATCGCGGTCCGGGCCGGCGCGGTCGAGATCGGCTCCAAGGAACTGGTCCGCCGCCTCACCGCGGCCGGGCTGCGCCGGCCCAAGGGCCGCCCGGCCGCGTAA
- a CDS encoding Cmx/CmrA family chloramphenicol efflux MFS transporter gives MPLAVYILGLSVFALGTSEFMLSGLLPPLAEDMNVSIPTAGLLISAFAIGMVVGAPLLAVATLRLPRRTTLIALISVFGLGQVAGALAPTYEVLFASRVISAFACAGFWAVGAAVAIAMVPLNQRARAMAVMIGGLSIANVLGVPAGAFLGESLGWRSAFWAVGAASAVALVGVVTLIPPLPVPAEKPRLKRELVIYRDRQVWLAVVITALAAGGVFCAFSYLAPLLTDVAGLDSGWVPTVLALFGIGALVGTALGGRYADAHLFGVLISGITVSAVLLALLALTASHPVPVIVLTFLLGVSCFYTAPALNARLFNIAAAAPTLAGATATAAFNLGNTGGPWLGGTVIDADFGYASPAWAGGAIMVVAVAMTLWALRLHRGGASSRVIAGSSARPATAAAEVTGPAKAECAS, from the coding sequence ATGCCGCTCGCCGTCTACATCCTGGGGCTGTCGGTCTTCGCGCTCGGCACGAGCGAGTTCATGCTCTCCGGCCTGCTGCCGCCGCTCGCCGAGGACATGAACGTGTCCATCCCGACGGCCGGGCTCCTCATATCCGCCTTCGCGATCGGCATGGTGGTCGGCGCGCCGCTGCTCGCCGTGGCGACGCTGCGCCTGCCGCGCCGTACCACCCTGATCGCGCTGATCTCGGTCTTCGGCCTCGGCCAGGTCGCCGGGGCGCTCGCGCCGACGTACGAGGTGCTCTTCGCGTCCCGGGTGATCAGCGCGTTCGCGTGTGCCGGGTTCTGGGCGGTCGGCGCGGCCGTCGCGATCGCGATGGTGCCGCTGAACCAGCGGGCCCGTGCCATGGCCGTCATGATCGGCGGCCTGTCGATCGCGAACGTGCTGGGCGTTCCGGCAGGCGCGTTCCTCGGTGAGAGCCTGGGCTGGCGCTCGGCGTTCTGGGCGGTGGGCGCCGCGTCGGCCGTCGCGCTGGTCGGGGTCGTCACACTGATTCCGCCGCTCCCCGTACCGGCCGAGAAGCCCCGGCTCAAGCGCGAGCTGGTCATCTACCGCGACCGTCAGGTCTGGCTGGCCGTGGTGATCACCGCGCTCGCCGCGGGCGGCGTCTTCTGCGCGTTCTCGTATCTCGCCCCGCTGCTCACGGATGTGGCCGGGCTGGACAGCGGCTGGGTGCCGACGGTGCTGGCGCTGTTCGGCATCGGCGCGCTGGTGGGTACGGCGCTGGGCGGCCGGTACGCGGACGCGCACCTCTTCGGCGTCCTGATCAGCGGCATCACGGTGTCGGCGGTGCTGCTCGCCCTGCTGGCCCTGACGGCCTCGCACCCGGTCCCGGTGATCGTGCTGACGTTCCTGCTGGGCGTCTCGTGCTTCTACACGGCGCCCGCGCTCAACGCCCGTCTCTTCAACATCGCCGCTGCCGCCCCGACCCTTGCGGGCGCCACCGCCACCGCCGCGTTCAACCTGGGCAACACGGGCGGCCCCTGGCTCGGCGGTACGGTCATCGACGCGGACTTCGGCTACGCCTCCCCGGCCTGGGCGGGCGGGGCCATCATGGTCGTCGCGGTCGCGATGACGCTGTGGGCGCTGCGGCTGCACCGCGGCGGCGCGTCGAGCCGCGTGATCGCGGGCTCGTCCGCGCGCCCCGCGACGGCGGCGGCCGAGGTGACCGGGCCGGCCAAGGCGGAGTGCGCCTCCTGA
- a CDS encoding HD domain-containing protein — protein sequence MHDLRSRFSAPLRSLRGPAGGPDPAPYADNLLARWAEPQRRYHTTAHLTAVLDHIDTLAAYADDADLVRLAAWFHDAVYRPERSENEERSAHLAEVALREAGLGPEDIAEVARLVRLTATHDAAPDDRNGAVLCDADLAVLASPPAAYAAYAAAVREEYGFVPDEDFRTGRAAVLDQLLALPGLFRTPHGVREWEAPARGNLAAELRTLTRPRPSQ from the coding sequence ATGCACGATCTCCGCAGCCGCTTCAGCGCGCCCCTCCGCTCCCTGCGCGGACCGGCCGGTGGCCCCGACCCGGCCCCGTACGCCGACAACCTGCTGGCCCGGTGGGCCGAGCCGCAGCGCCGGTATCACACGACGGCCCATCTGACCGCCGTCCTGGACCACATCGACACCCTGGCCGCGTACGCGGACGACGCGGATCTCGTCCGGCTCGCCGCCTGGTTCCACGACGCGGTCTACCGGCCCGAGCGCTCGGAGAACGAGGAGCGGTCCGCGCATCTCGCCGAAGTCGCCCTGCGCGAGGCCGGGCTCGGGCCCGAGGACATCGCGGAGGTCGCCCGGCTCGTCCGGCTCACCGCCACCCACGACGCGGCCCCCGACGACCGCAACGGCGCGGTCCTGTGCGATGCCGACCTGGCCGTCCTCGCCTCGCCGCCCGCCGCGTACGCCGCCTACGCGGCGGCCGTACGGGAGGAGTACGGCTTCGTGCCCGACGAGGACTTCCGTACGGGCCGGGCCGCCGTCCTGGACCAACTGCTCGCGCTGCCGGGGCTGTTCCGTACCCCGCACGGCGTACGGGAGTGGGAGGCGCCGGCCCGCGGGAATCTGGCGGCGGAGCTGCGGACGCTGACGAGGCCGCGCCCGTCCCAGTAA
- a CDS encoding heavy metal translocating P-type ATPase, producing MSATQTSGTDVELTIGGMTCASCAARIEKKLNRMEGVEATVNYATEKAKVTYRGEDVSVRDLIATVEATGYTAKEPPPRYPTGPRSTPSSYGAEAADGADGAGAAGATAVHPDATDDDADDPELISLRQRLLTAVILAVPVIAMAMVPALQFDNWQWLSLTLAAPVVVYAGWPFHRAAWTNARHGAATMDTLISVGTWAAFLWSLWALFFGTAGMHGMRHPFELTISRGGASGNIYLEAAAGVTAFILAGRYFEIRAKRKAGAALRALLELGAKEVTVIREGRELRVPTADLQAGDVFLVRPGEKIATDGVVVEGSSAVDASMLTGESVPVEVSAGDPVTGATLNAGGRLVVRATRIGADTQLARMARMVEDAQNGKAAVQRLADRISAVFVPVVMVLALGTLGVWLATGAGLTAAFTAAVAVLIIACPCALGLATPTALMVGTGRGAQLGILIKGPEVLESTRKVDTIVLDKTGTVTTGRMTLLATHTAAADGARGSDRSGDSGGDTSGADAAETQVLRLAGALEHASEHPIARAVAEGAAERVGALPTPVDFANVPGLGVQGTVEGHAVLVGRPKLLADRGIGLPAGLDRARTDAEAAGRTVIAVAWDGEARAVLEVADAVKETSAEAVGRLRALGLTPILLTGDNKAVAAAVAAEVGIDASDVIAEVMPEDKVEVVKKLQAEGRSVAMVGDGVNDAAALAQADLGLAMGTGTDAAIEAGDLTLVRGDLRTAADAIRLARRTLGTIRGNLFWAFAYNVAAIPLAAAGLLNPMIAGAAMAFSSVFVVGNSQRLRGFKAV from the coding sequence ATGAGTGCCACCCAAACCTCCGGTACCGATGTCGAGCTGACCATCGGCGGCATGACCTGCGCCTCCTGCGCGGCGCGTATCGAGAAGAAGCTCAACCGCATGGAGGGCGTCGAGGCCACCGTCAATTACGCGACCGAGAAGGCCAAGGTCACCTATCGCGGCGAGGACGTCAGCGTGCGGGACCTGATCGCCACCGTGGAGGCGACGGGGTACACGGCGAAGGAGCCGCCGCCCCGATACCCCACCGGACCCCGGTCCACCCCGTCCTCGTACGGCGCGGAGGCCGCGGACGGCGCGGACGGCGCAGGCGCGGCAGGCGCCACAGCCGTCCACCCCGACGCCACCGACGATGACGCCGACGACCCCGAACTCATCAGCCTCCGGCAGCGACTCCTCACCGCCGTCATCCTCGCCGTCCCCGTCATCGCGATGGCCATGGTCCCGGCGCTCCAGTTCGACAACTGGCAGTGGCTCTCCCTCACCCTGGCCGCGCCCGTCGTCGTCTACGCCGGCTGGCCCTTCCACCGCGCCGCGTGGACCAACGCCCGGCACGGCGCGGCGACGATGGACACGCTCATCTCCGTGGGCACCTGGGCCGCGTTCCTCTGGTCGCTGTGGGCGCTCTTCTTCGGTACGGCCGGCATGCACGGCATGCGCCACCCCTTCGAGCTGACCATCAGCCGGGGCGGCGCCTCCGGGAACATCTATCTCGAAGCCGCCGCAGGCGTGACCGCCTTCATCCTGGCGGGCCGCTACTTCGAGATCCGCGCCAAGCGCAAGGCCGGTGCCGCCCTGCGCGCGCTGCTGGAGCTGGGCGCCAAGGAGGTCACCGTCATACGGGAGGGCCGCGAGCTGCGCGTCCCCACGGCGGACCTCCAGGCCGGCGATGTCTTCCTGGTCCGGCCCGGCGAGAAGATCGCCACGGACGGCGTCGTCGTCGAGGGCTCCTCGGCCGTCGACGCCTCGATGCTGACCGGCGAGTCCGTCCCGGTCGAGGTCTCCGCCGGCGACCCGGTCACCGGCGCCACGCTCAACGCGGGCGGCCGGCTGGTCGTCAGGGCGACCCGGATCGGCGCCGACACCCAGCTCGCCCGGATGGCGCGCATGGTGGAGGACGCCCAGAACGGCAAGGCCGCCGTCCAGCGTCTCGCCGACCGGATCTCCGCCGTCTTCGTGCCGGTGGTCATGGTTCTCGCGCTCGGCACGCTCGGCGTCTGGCTGGCCACCGGCGCGGGGCTGACCGCCGCGTTCACGGCCGCCGTCGCCGTACTGATCATCGCCTGCCCGTGTGCCCTGGGCCTGGCCACCCCGACCGCCCTGATGGTGGGTACGGGACGGGGCGCGCAGCTCGGCATCCTCATCAAGGGGCCGGAGGTGCTGGAGTCCACGCGCAAGGTGGACACGATCGTGCTGGACAAGACGGGGACGGTCACGACGGGCCGGATGACCCTCCTGGCGACGCACACGGCGGCGGCGGACGGCGCCAGGGGCAGCGACAGGAGCGGCGACAGCGGCGGCGACACATCAGGCGCCGACGCGGCCGAGACCCAGGTGCTGCGGCTCGCGGGCGCGCTGGAGCACGCCTCCGAGCACCCCATCGCCCGCGCCGTCGCCGAGGGCGCGGCCGAGCGCGTCGGCGCGCTGCCGACCCCCGTGGACTTCGCCAACGTCCCCGGCCTCGGCGTCCAGGGCACCGTGGAAGGACACGCCGTCCTCGTCGGCCGCCCGAAGCTCCTCGCGGACCGGGGTATCGGCCTCCCCGCCGGGCTGGACCGGGCGCGTACCGACGCCGAGGCGGCGGGCCGTACGGTCATCGCCGTGGCGTGGGACGGCGAGGCGCGCGCCGTTCTCGAAGTCGCCGACGCGGTCAAGGAGACCAGCGCCGAGGCGGTCGGGCGGCTGCGCGCCCTCGGCCTGACCCCGATCCTCCTCACCGGCGACAACAAGGCGGTCGCCGCGGCCGTGGCCGCCGAGGTCGGTATCGACGCGTCGGACGTCATCGCGGAGGTCATGCCCGAGGACAAGGTCGAGGTCGTCAAAAAGCTCCAGGCGGAGGGCCGCTCGGTGGCCATGGTCGGCGACGGGGTGAACGACGCCGCCGCCCTGGCCCAGGCCGATCTGGGCCTGGCCATGGGCACGGGCACGGACGCCGCGATAGAGGCTGGCGACCTCACGCTCGTACGGGGCGACCTGCGCACCGCCGCCGACGCGATCCGGCTGGCGCGCCGGACGCTGGGCACGATCCGGGGAAACCTGTTCTGGGCCTTCGCGTACAACGTCGCCGCGATCCCGCTGGCGGCGGCCGGGCTGCTCAACCCGATGATCGCGGGCGCGGCGATGGCGTTCTCGTCGGTCTTCGTGGTCGGGAACAGCCAGCGGCTGCGCGGCTTCAAGGCGGTGTGA
- a CDS encoding copper homeostasis protein CutC, translating to MSERAVLLEVIALDAADAVAARNGGADRLEIVADMAADGLTPSRETFARIRAAVDLPLRVMLRQTDGFAADGPDPRHGADALVRVARGLRAEGADEFVFGFLDADGTPDLVTAERLIAELDGCRWTFHRAIDHAADRAALRRSLADLPGLDTYLTAGSPAGVGTGLPTLLAEAAAGARGEPGYGQRLMVGGGLRLGHVAALRAAGVDALHVGGAVRGAGGWAAGVDAGAVGVWRAAVDA from the coding sequence ATGAGTGAGCGCGCGGTACTGCTGGAGGTGATCGCCCTCGACGCGGCGGACGCCGTCGCGGCCCGGAACGGAGGCGCCGACCGCCTCGAAATCGTCGCCGACATGGCGGCGGACGGGCTGACCCCGTCCCGCGAGACCTTCGCGCGGATCAGGGCCGCCGTCGACCTGCCCCTAAGGGTGATGCTGCGCCAGACGGACGGATTCGCCGCCGACGGTCCCGACCCCCGGCACGGCGCGGACGCGCTGGTACGGGTGGCGCGGGGGCTGCGGGCGGAGGGCGCGGACGAGTTCGTCTTCGGCTTTCTCGACGCGGACGGGACGCCGGACCTGGTGACGGCCGAGCGCCTCATCGCCGAACTGGACGGCTGCCGCTGGACGTTCCACCGGGCGATCGACCACGCCGCCGACCGCGCCGCGCTGCGCCGGAGCCTCGCGGACCTGCCGGGGCTGGACACGTACCTCACGGCCGGATCGCCCGCCGGCGTCGGCACCGGCCTGCCGACGCTGCTGGCCGAGGCGGCGGCGGGCGCGCGCGGGGAGCCCGGCTACGGGCAGCGGCTGATGGTCGGCGGCGGGCTGCGGCTCGGCCATGTGGCGGCGCTGCGGGCGGCGGGGGTGGACGCGCTGCATGTGGGCGGCGCGGTGCGGGGGGCGGGGGGCTGGGCGGCGGGGGTGGACGCGGGGGCGGTGGGGGTGTGGCGCGCGGCGGTTGACGCGTAG
- a CDS encoding HelD family protein, whose protein sequence is MPAPDPAPDPVPVPDAVDPLLAQERAHLGASRSALRAMREDAESLDIRDVTANWVNAAVLESQIEERVKSLADLAHTPLFFGRLDYLHRVGGAAPESDSADRDAGDGDGKDEGDRFYIGRRHVHDAHGDPMVIDWRAPASQPFYGASKQNPQDVALRRRFGYTAGDLTAYEDEHLSDPAEAVRSSKLLQAEIERPRVGPMRDIVATIQPEQDEIVRSDLGGTVCVQGGPGTGKTAVGLHRIAYLLYAHRERLARTGTLVVGPNASFLHYIEQVLPALGELQVKQATVDSLVAGAVEVRGTDAAPAAVIKGDARMAEVLRRAVRSHVTLPAEPVVVVRGSRRWRVPVYELEEIVQQLLARDMRYGAAREALPQRIAHAVLVRMEEAGEAPDDRVQNAVARDAAVKAVVKAVWPPVDPSKLVLRLLSDPEFLAAHADGLLSADEQKTILWTKPARGVKSAKWSPADAVLIDEASDLVARTHSLGHVVLDEAQDLSPMQYRAVGRRCSTGSATVLGDLAQGTTPWATDSWPEALRHLGKGDAVIEELTAGFRVPREVIAYASRLLPVISPGLAEVASVRESPGSLSVREVPGAGPESGSGHLDTAVIAACVESLAHEGSTGLIAADARIPHLAEALTAAGLPYLSPGEETTATARLTLVPASLAKGLEYDYVVLDEPAAVVDGEPDERTGLRRLYVALTRAVSGLIILHSAPLPKALGA, encoded by the coding sequence ATGCCCGCGCCCGATCCCGCGCCCGATCCCGTGCCCGTACCGGACGCCGTCGATCCTCTTCTCGCCCAGGAGCGCGCCCATCTCGGCGCCTCCCGTTCCGCGCTGCGCGCCATGCGCGAGGACGCCGAGTCCCTCGACATCCGCGATGTCACGGCGAACTGGGTGAACGCCGCTGTTCTGGAGTCGCAGATCGAGGAGCGCGTGAAGTCGCTCGCCGATCTCGCCCACACCCCACTCTTCTTCGGCCGCCTCGACTATCTGCACCGTGTGGGCGGCGCGGCCCCGGAAAGCGACAGCGCCGACAGGGACGCGGGCGACGGCGACGGCAAGGATGAGGGTGACCGCTTCTACATCGGCCGCCGCCATGTCCACGACGCCCACGGCGACCCCATGGTCATCGACTGGCGCGCCCCCGCCTCCCAGCCCTTCTACGGCGCGTCCAAGCAGAACCCGCAGGACGTGGCGTTGCGCAGGCGCTTCGGCTACACCGCCGGCGACCTCACCGCGTACGAGGACGAGCACCTCTCCGACCCGGCGGAGGCCGTCCGTTCCAGCAAGCTCCTCCAGGCCGAGATCGAACGGCCGCGCGTCGGCCCCATGCGCGACATCGTCGCCACGATCCAGCCCGAGCAGGACGAGATCGTCCGCAGCGACCTGGGCGGCACGGTCTGTGTCCAGGGCGGCCCCGGCACCGGCAAGACCGCCGTCGGCCTGCACCGCATCGCGTACTTGCTCTACGCGCACCGCGAACGGCTGGCCCGTACCGGCACATTGGTCGTCGGCCCGAACGCGTCCTTCCTCCACTACATCGAGCAAGTGCTGCCCGCGCTGGGAGAGTTGCAGGTCAAGCAGGCCACGGTGGACAGCCTGGTGGCCGGCGCCGTGGAGGTGCGCGGCACGGACGCCGCGCCCGCCGCCGTCATCAAGGGCGACGCGCGCATGGCGGAGGTGCTGCGGCGGGCCGTACGGTCGCATGTCACCCTTCCGGCCGAACCGGTCGTGGTCGTACGCGGCTCGCGGCGGTGGCGGGTGCCCGTGTACGAACTTGAGGAGATCGTCCAGCAGTTGCTGGCCCGCGACATGCGGTACGGCGCGGCCCGCGAGGCCCTGCCCCAGCGGATCGCGCACGCCGTGCTCGTACGGATGGAGGAGGCCGGCGAGGCGCCGGACGACCGGGTGCAGAACGCGGTGGCGCGAGACGCCGCCGTAAAGGCCGTGGTCAAGGCGGTGTGGCCGCCGGTGGATCCGTCGAAGCTGGTGCTCCGGCTCCTCTCCGACCCGGAGTTCCTGGCCGCCCACGCGGACGGGCTGCTCAGCGCCGACGAGCAGAAGACGATCCTGTGGACCAAGCCCGCGCGCGGTGTGAAGTCCGCGAAGTGGTCCCCGGCGGACGCCGTGCTCATCGACGAGGCGAGCGATCTCGTGGCCCGTACGCACTCCCTCGGCCATGTGGTGCTGGACGAGGCGCAGGACCTGTCCCCGATGCAGTACCGCGCGGTGGGCCGCCGCTGCTCGACCGGCTCGGCGACGGTCCTCGGCGACCTCGCGCAGGGCACCACCCCCTGGGCGACGGACAGCTGGCCGGAGGCCCTGCGCCACCTGGGCAAGGGCGACGCGGTCATCGAGGAGCTGACGGCCGGCTTCCGCGTACCCCGCGAGGTCATCGCGTACGCGTCCCGGCTGCTCCCGGTGATCTCGCCGGGGCTGGCGGAGGTCGCGTCCGTACGGGAGTCCCCGGGGTCGCTCTCGGTCCGCGAGGTCCCGGGAGCCGGGCCCGAGTCCGGTTCCGGGCATCTCGATACGGCGGTGATCGCGGCCTGCGTCGAGTCCCTCGCCCACGAGGGCTCCACCGGCCTGATCGCCGCCGACGCCCGCATCCCGCACCTGGCCGAGGCACTGACGGCGGCGGGCCTCCCCTATCTGTCCCCCGGCGAGGAGACCACGGCCACCGCCCGGCTGACCCTGGTCCCCGCGTCACTGGCCAAGGGCCTGGAGTACGACTACGTCGTCCTTGACGAACCGGCGGCCGTGGTCGACGGCGAACCCGACGAACGCACCGGCCTGCGACGCCTGTACGTAGCCCTCACCCGAGCAGTCTCCGGCCTGATCATCCTGCACAGCGCCCCTCTGCCGAAGGCGCTTGGCGCGTAG